The Yamadazyma tenuis chromosome 2, complete sequence sequence AGTGATGATGTCAGAAGTCGAAATCCCATCTGTACGTTGTGTGGCCAAAAACATCCccaattctttgatggGCTTGTATATATCGTCGGAGTCGGTAGAAGCATAGGGTAAATCATCGTGAGCAACATAGTCGATATGGTGCTCCTTCACAAACTCGGGAGTTACGCACCAAGGTGCATTGGGCACCACTTCATCCACCCATTTACAGTGTTTCAAGGTATCACATCTCTGTGTATCGGTCAACACCGTCAACCCCTTGCGTTTGTGAGTTTCCACATCTGAGGGCACTCCACACACCAACTGAGCATTGGGGAAGGCCTTTTTGGCCTGTTCCAATTGCCGCATGTGTCCCAAATGAAACAAGTCAAACACCCCATCGGCATAGACCCGGATGGGTCTGTCTGTAGGAGGCAAGTTGAACCTGTAGCCAGTGGGCCTGAACTTTCTTAGTTCTTGAGGTAGttcttcatccaattccttctctCTGGCCTGAAATGCTTCATCTATTTTCTGCTGCTCCACTTTCCTCTTTTTGGGATCGGGCAGTGACTCATCATCTGAGTCTGAATCGTGAGAAGAAACGTCCTCTCTTTCCGACCCCCAATCTCTAAGTCTCTTTCGCTTGCCAAAAAAGGACGTCAATTTAGGTGCAATCGATTCTACCGAAATGCTTCTGGTAAGCGGGCTCTGAGAGCGGGTTTTGCGCAATTCAGGACTTCTGGCCATTGTCTTTCAGCTGTCACTTATAGGACCGGCAATTGGAGTGAGTTACCTGGAGGCTATACCGCAATTGTATTTGTaccttgaaagaaaaaCCTTTCGCAAGCCTGTCGCATGTTCGTGCGACCGTGCATCGTTTGTTAAACTATAGCCGAAGACCGTCTCTACTGAATTTTCACCACCTCCTATGAGTTCGTACGGCATTGCAGACCTCAGGTTCATCAAGGCATCCACCGTGTACTCATGGTTTAAAGGCGGAGCCCCCGGCCGATTCGCCGTGGTAGATGTCAGAGATAGTGACTACGTAGGCGGCCATATCAAAAACTGTCTTCATGTCCCGGCCGCCAACTTCCACGAAACTTTACCGGCGTTACGCCAGAAACTCTTTGATATGAAGGTCCAAGACGTGGTGTTCCATTGTGCACTTTCTCAGGTTCGGGGCCCATCTTCGACTCTCAAGTTCTTGCGGtcattggaagaaatcaaggaTCCCCAACAAATCGAGTTTTTTAGTAATTTGAGTGTATGGGTCATGCAAGGGGGATTTACTGCGTGGCAGCAGAAATATGGAGAAGATGAGTCGGTGACAGAGGCGTACGATAAAGAGATCTGGGATTTTGGCATCTAGCGAGAGAGATACAACAGATGTATACACGACAAACCACAAGGCTGTGAACTTGTGGCTGTGGTCTGTCACTTCGCGTCGCATTCCCCAAGGGTGCATCGCGTGCCGCGCACCGCGCACCAGCCAGCCCACTAGCAGCAGGAGCTGACCTTATTTGAGGCTATGGCCTTTGGAGCCATGTTTCGGAGCCAAGCTTGAGCGCGGTATGGCTTCTAACAATACACGGTTTTTTTTTACCGTGACGTGCCTGCAATCATCAAATATTATTGTTCGTCATCATAGCTCTATTTATAGGAACTTAATAGCTGCGAAATTTAAGAGGTGCGTTTTTCCCATTGTGTTAATTTTTGGCCCTACAATATGATCGGTTTCACCAAGTGTTTGGTGCTTCTCATTCATACCATTGCCATTCTGGCGACTTCCACATCCAGTCTCTGTAACCCGTTGAGTACCTCATCATGTCCATCGGAGAAGGCGTTGGCCACCGACGTCGCGTACCAATTCACGCTGGAGTCAGACGATTTTGAAGTGACATCAATTCCATCAGGAATCTCCTATTCCGACAACGGGGTGACCATGACCATCGCTAAGAGGTATGACAATCCCACCTTGATGTCCAAATTCTATATTATGTTTGGTCGGGTCGAGGTATCGATGAAGGCTGGTAATGGCACTGGAATCGTGTCCTCGTTCTACCTCCAGTCCAATGATTTGGATGAAATCGACATCGAATTGATTGGTGGTGACAGCACCCAATGGCAGTCTAACTATTTTGTAAAGGGTGACACTACGACTTATGACCGGGGCGAATTCCATGACACTTCTGCCCCTCCACAGAATGATTACCATAACTACACCATTGACTGGACCAACGAGAAAATCGTATGGTACTACGACGGTTCTGCCGTAAGAACCTTGAAAAACGACTCATCACAAGGCTTCCCTCAATCTCCCatgtacttgaagtttgggATCTGGGCGGGTGGGGATCCATCTAATGAAGCTGGTACTATCGAATGGGCAGGTGGTGAAACTGATTACTCCCAAGTCCCTTTCTCTATGCATATCAACCATTTGGAAGTCAGTGACTACTCCACGGGTGATTCGTACTCTTATACTGACCAATCGGGAGACTGGTCTTCGATTGAAGCTGATAATGGTAAGGTTTTGGGAAGACAAAATAGTGCCAACTTAAATCCTAGTGTTGGGGATACTGAAGACTCGGACTCGACAAGTTCGACTGCTTCTAAGACATCTTCCCAGCTGGCTTCCAAGACTTCCAAGGCAACTTCCACTAAAACATCTTCCAAGCTGTCCACTGAAGTGTCCTCCACTGAAATGTCCTTCACTGAAGTGTCTTCCAAAGTGTCTTCCGAAGAAGCCTCTTCTACAGACTCTCAAAGCTCAGCAGAGATCTCAACGGTCGTCTCTGAATCGTCTGCCCTGGCCGAGACTAGCTTAGCTACCGACTCTGAAACTTTATctgattcttcaagatcatcagGTTCAGGCTCTTCAAGCTCCTCAAGCTCCCGAAGTTCAAGTGCTGTACAAACACTAGCTTCGACCGAGTCCACGGATTCCTCGTCCAGTTCAACAACGCCCTGCATCGCGTTAATGGCAATCATTGCATCTTTCTTCGTCTAGTGTAAATTCACTCTTATATATTACATGTACAAATTTGGAAACATAAACTTTTGGTTCACTAAATCAAGCTTGGCCCATTGTAGGTGTTATTGGCATAAACACTCTGCTGTATGGGTTGGGCTTGTTGCATTGATTGACCGGGGAACAGACCTTGCTGAGGAAACTGCTGTGTGAACTGCTGCGTGAACTGTGGTTGGAATTGTTGCTGAAATCCAGCCTGCTGCTGCTGAGCTGCCGCATGGAGAGACATTTGTGCATTATTCAACGTCTGTTGTTTCTGCTGTTCTCGCTGCGTTTCCGGAAACACAGGTATGGAAGGTAAGTTTTCTAAACCTCCGGCTGTAGCTTGAGGACGGAGGGGAGCTGGTTGATTATGTTGATTTTCTGCTTGTTTGAATAATGATGAGGTGGTTTCAGAAACCTTAAACGGATTGGACCCAGTAGCAGTGGCTCTAATAGGCTCTTGCTTTTGTTGAGATCCTCCAAACGTGAGAGCAGTGGTGTTGCTTTCTCCCGAAAATCTACTGTTTGCAAAAGGGTTCGCAGTGTGGTCGCGAGCAATAAACAGAGCTCTGCCGTTGCCAGTCATGGATGCAAAAGGATTGGTGCTTTGGGGATGAAGTGGTTGAGGTTGAGTCTGCTGAGTATATTGTGGCTGGAACTGTTGGGGTGGCTGTTGCACAAATGGCTGAGCCTGGGTCTGTTGCGCAAATGGTTGAGTCTGGATCGATTGGGGCACAAATGGTTGCTGATTCTGCGGTGGAGCAACCTGGTTCCCCGTAGCCATACTTTGCAAAAATGGATTGTTACCCGTAGATTGCACTTGAACTTGCGGTTGGGCGGTTTGTTGAGGACCATATCCACCAAAGCCATTGCCGGTAAATGCTGGGTTCAACAGAGGACCCAGGGTTTGAGCAAAGGGTGAGTTCAGTTGAGCAACCTGTGGTTGGGCCTGGAAAGCTGGTTGGGCTTGGAAAGTTGGCTGAGGCTGGAACGTCTGCTGAGGCTGGAAAGTTGGCTGAGCCTGGAACGTCTGTTGAGGCTGGAAAGTTTGACCCTGTTGAATAGGAGCCATGGAAACCACCCCACCAGTATGGTACACctgttgaagttgttgctCCCATGGATTGAAGGTGCTCTGTTGCACAATGAGAGTGTTTGAACGTTGAAGCCCCACACCATTACCATTATTAGCCTGACCATTTTGAGTCTGCGCGATAGCCTGAACCGGAGCCTGAGATTGCGCTGGTGGTCTCTGTAAAATACTAGGAGTTTTGGATGGAGAACTGGCGTCTTTCTTTAAGCTCTTCTCAAGGAGATACTGTCTTCTATTGTCCTCAAAGTTTGGATCATTTAAGTACTCTTCCAATGATGAAGTTAACGCGGTAGGCGCATGCTTAATGGTAGGAACATGAAGTTTGGTGGAATGTTCCAAATGCTTTGCAACTCTCAAATAATCAACCACATACTTAGTCTGGTCCACATACTTTTTGTAGATGAGCAAGGCTCTCTCGGCATCAACCTTGGACATTTCAAAATAATGTTCTAGGAGATTAATAACACCCTCATTCAACTCCTGAAACAATGCTAAAAGATCATTTACCAATAACCTAAAAGACGTCAATATCACATCGTTGTTAACATCATTCTCCATGaagttgttcttcaagagcGAGTCGATTTGCTTTTGGACACTTTCGGACTCTCTCAACAACCCTCTTTCAACCGATAAGAATCTCAATCTTCCTCCTGTTTGGTCGGTACTATTATTAGATCTTTCATCTCTAACATAGTCTGTTTTTGTAGCATGGTACTGCTTCACTCGGGTCTGTAAGTATTTTgaatacttcaagatgaatTTGACATCACTAGTCATCCCAGTGCTCCGGGAAATCGAGGATTGATCTAAACTTAATAAATTTGGCATTCTTTCACCAATGTATTTAAGGGTGAAATCCTTATCACCTTCCCGAATCATGATGTGTATCACAATCAAAGCCTTATAAACCACCGACCAAGCGCTATCCCGGAGCCTTATCTGTAAAGTCCTCATGATGGTATTGAAGTTTTCCACTTCTGTAGGGTGGTGGACCAGAGTCGCCAATAGAATCGGCTCGATGTATTTCAGTTTGGGAGCCGCCACTTTGACCTTGGTGGCCCCTTTAACTATCTTCTCATATGTGGTCATTTTCCCGAGTGTCTAGAGCCTATCAATGGGTGATGAATTCCACTGTCAATTAATATGATCGCTGTGCTGGTTAAGACACAAATAGTTGAGTTTCGACAGTAAGTTGATAGAAAGTTTCGCGCGCAATACACCCAAAAAATAATAGATAAATCACTACTAGTATTTCAGCCCCATTAAGTAGATGCATATTTTGAAGCTACCTTGGCTAGCTCATAGAGGTATGAATGACGGAACAGAATTCCCCCGAGATTATGGTACTAACAGACATTTTCTATAGGAGAAGCAAAGAAAGTTGAGTGTTATTCTGTGAGCGTAAATGCTGATGGAACAAGGTTAGCATCAGGAGGACTCGACGGAAATGTGAAAATATGGGATACACACACTATATCCGAGTTCAAAGCGATCGATGGAATCGACCCAGCCAAGATGAATGAGCTCGATCGCCTACTACCTCCACAATCGCAAAGAAGACCCCTTTGCTCTATGAGTAGACATAACGGAGTTGTTACCAGTGTCAAGTTCTCTCCAGATGGACAGTTTCTTGCTTCGGGATCTGACGATAAGATTGTGTTAATATGGGAAAGGGATGACCTGATGGCTAACCGACCCAAACAGTTTGGGGAAGTAGAGGCAGACCTTGAACATTGGACGGTGAGAAAGAGATTGGTGGCTCATGAAAATGATATACAAGATATTTGTTGGTCGCCCGACGGGTCTCTCTTGGTGACGGTGGGATTGGATAGACTGATAATCATCTGGAGTGGTACAACGTTTGAACGGATCAAACGTTATGATATTCACCAGTCCATGGTTAAAGGAATAGTGTTTGATCCTGCCAATAagttttttgcaactgcATCTGACGATAGAACCGTCCGGATTTTCCGGTACTCCAAGAAACTTCACGAATCAGTTAACGACTATGAGTTTCAAATGGAGCATGCTGTGTTTGAACCGTTTAAGAAGTCACCTTTAACGTCTTATTTCAGAAGAATGAGTTGGTCCCCTGATGGTCAGAACATCGCGGTACCGAATGCTACCAATGGACCCGTCCCTTCTGTTGCCATTATAAAGAGAGGTGACTGGAGTACTGAGGTGTCCTTAATAGGTCATGAGGCACCTTGTGAAGTCTGCTCCTTTTCACCCAAACTTTTCATGGACGAGTCTGCTGACCCCAAGAGAAGCGATAACTTCTACACTATTTTAGCCACTGGCGGACAAGACAATACCCTTGCTATCTGGAGCACTCGTCAGAGTAAACCTTTGGTGGTAGCTCACGATATCACTTCCAGTTCTATTACCGACATTTGCTGGACTAATGATGGAGGAACTCTCTACTTGAGTTGTCTTGATGGGTCCGTCACTTGTGTGTCTTTTGATGGGAATGAGCTTGGAAAAGTGGTGAGTACGGAAACCCTTGCTTCCCAATTACACAAGTATGGAAGAGATCGAGAATCCAATGTGTTTCCTGAAAGTACACAGcaacttcttttggaagaaaaggcattcaaggtgttggacaACGAAGGGAAGAAACCGCTTGTGCCACATAAATCAGAGGTCACACCCACACCTGAACCGACTAAACAAGCTTCGAACGTGAACAGTCCTCGTTTACCACCACAGCTCCCTACCACGGTCACCAAATCTACTTCCAAAGAACAGACCATTACGATAAAGAACGGAAAGAAACGAGTGGCTCCAATCTTGGTGTCGGTTCTGTCCTCTAAACCCAAACCCAATCCAGATATTGTTTTGAATAAAGTTATTAAGAAGTCAAAGCCGAATAGTAAGGTTTCTCATGGGTCCTACATTCTCCCCAGGTCGGGTGTAAGCACTGCAGTACAAGGAACCAAAATGAGAAGAGAGGACTCACATATTCATGGAAATAATAATAATGACGACCAAGacaatgataatgatgaaatAGGGCTCGATGTAGCAAACGATCAGGCCAACAATGCCAACCTATCCATTGCCACATTGAAAAAACAGAAAAGTAAAATTAAAAGACAAATCATGGAAGCCAGATATCCGAATCAATTCAAGCTCATATCCAATTTATCAGAGTCCCTATTTAACCACAGCTCTTTAATGAGACATGAAATGAGTAAGATTATTAATGCTTATGACTTTAGAAATGCAGCGGACCTTTTCAGCGGCACTAGTGCTTCTGCTGATACCAATGACGAAGACTTGATATTTGCCGTGTTGGTGTCAGCAATTTCACATAAGAACAATGAAATGTACTCCATTGATTCACCCTCAACTGAACCCACCAGATCCATAATAGAAGTAAGAAATGGGACTCCTTGGATAAAAGATGACGAGGAGATGGATATCGAATATGATGATAGAATCGACTTCCAAGATCCTACATCTGTGATTGTCACGAACTACTTAGGAGACGAGGAACGCAAAAAGTATGTCATATACTTCCCATTCAAGATCCAGCATGCCCTACCAATTTTATTTGATGGTGTTTTGACCTATTATGCTATGGCATCGTTTGAAGGAACGTTACAAATCATCTTTGCAGAATCAGGATCCTATTTATGCCCAAGCTTAGAGCTTGGAAATAATCTTGTGTGCTTGAAGCATTCTCAAGAATATCTAATGGGAGTAACCAGCTCTGGATTAATCTATATATGGAAGCTTCCCAAGTTTCCCCAGGAAAGGCATTTGAAGGCTGTCCTTAAAGGGGTATCAATGGCCCCCATCATGAACTGTGATTTGATTGTCGAGCAGATGCCCTCCAACTCAAAGTTTGGTGAGGGAATCATTTCACCAGACGTGAAGGCCATTGAGGTCGATCCTCGAACAGGGAGCCCGTACGTTATATTGAGTGAAGGTAACAACGTATACCAGTACTCCATTGAGTTGATGTGCTGGACAAAAGTGGTCGACTCATGGTATTTCCATGCCATAGATACAGAAACCTGTTCCAAGTGTAAGACTTATGACTACTTCTACAATATGAGCTCACGAGGATTCAAGGTGGACGTTGAGACATCGAGGATCGGTAAGTACATCTTCGACGACAGCACTTCAGAGCTCCAAAGCGTTATGAAAACTAGgtttgatgagttgatgcattgttgatgagtAGTAACTCATTTATGTATATACTGTAATATAAAAACTAATTCTGATGTTtcacttcttcaaccttcAGTTTATCGACTGGGCTGGGCTTCTCCACAGGGGTCTCAAATGg is a genomic window containing:
- the PCT1 gene encoding choline-phosphate cytidylyltransferase (COG:I; EggNog:ENOG503NV4B; BUSCO:EOG09264I9J), with product MARSPELRKTRSQSPLTRSISVESIAPKLTSFFGKRKRLRDWGSEREDVSSHDSDSDDESSPDPKKRKVEQQKIDEAFQAREKELDEELPQELRKFRPTGYRFNLPPTDRPIRVYADGVFDLFHLGHMRQLEQAKKAFPNAQLVCGVPSDVETHKRKGLTVLTDTQRCDTLKHCKWVDEVVPNAPWCVTPEFVKEHHIDYVAHDDLPYASTDSDDIYKPIKELGMFLATQRTDGISTSDIITKIIKDYDKYLMRNFARGATRKELNVSWLKKNELDFKKHINDFRTYWVKNTANINNVSKDLYFEVREYIRGRKQDSDSAAASDSESEMSFRQSTPMAEFAAKYIGNANKDLNGKSIFANVKGWMSRDHHQESDFESDSTLVTTPKNSVKGRKLKKPVSRKKLTN
- the CRH1 gene encoding transglycosylase (EggNog:ENOG503NUG7; CAZy:GH16; COG:G), producing the protein MIGFTKCLVLLIHTIAISATSTSSLCNPLSTSSCPSEKALATDVAYQFTSESDDFEVTSIPSGISYSDNGVTMTIAKRYDNPTLMSKFYIMFGRVEVSMKAGNGTGIVSSFYLQSNDLDEIDIELIGGDSTQWQSNYFVKGDTTTYDRGEFHDTSAPPQNDYHNYTIDWTNEKIVWYYDGSAVRTLKNDSSQGFPQSPMYLKFGIWAGGDPSNEAGTIEWAGGETDYSQVPFSMHINHLEVSDYSTGDSYSYTDQSGDWSSIEADNGKVLGRQNSANLNPSVGDTEDSDSTSSTASKTSSQSASKTSKATSTKTSSKSSTEVSSTEMSFTEVSSKVSSEEASSTDSQSSAEISTVVSESSASAETSLATDSETLSDSSRSSV
- the ibp1 gene encoding Cdc25 phosphatase Ibp1 (BUSCO:EOG092658QH; COG:D; EggNog:ENOG503P4E5); this encodes MSSYGIADLRFIKASTVYSWFKGGAPGRFAVVDVRDSDYVGGHIKNCLHVPAANFHETLPALRQKLFDMKVQDVVFHCALSQVRGPSSTLKFLRSLEEIKDPQQIEFFSNLSVWVMQGGFTAWQQKYGEDESVTEAYDKEIWDFGI
- the HIR1 gene encoding HIR complex subunit (BUSCO:EOG09260U6R; COG:B; EggNog:ENOG503NUB8); its protein translation is MHILKLPWLAHRGEAKKVECYSVSVNADGTRLASGGLDGNVKIWDTHTISEFKAIDGIDPAKMNELDRLLPPQSQRRPLCSMSRHNGVVTSVKFSPDGQFLASGSDDKIVLIWERDDSMANRPKQFGEVEADLEHWTVRKRLVAHENDIQDICWSPDGSLLVTVGLDRSIIIWSGTTFERIKRYDIHQSMVKGIVFDPANKFFATASDDRTVRIFRYSKKLHESVNDYEFQMEHAVFEPFKKSPLTSYFRRMSWSPDGQNIAVPNATNGPVPSVAIIKRGDWSTEVSLIGHEAPCEVCSFSPKLFMDESADPKRSDNFYTILATGGQDNTLAIWSTRQSKPLVVAHDITSSSITDICWTNDGGTLYLSCLDGSVTCVSFDGNELGKVVSTETLASQLHKYGRDRESNVFPESTQQLLLEEKAFKVLDNEGKKPLVPHKSEVTPTPEPTKQASNVNSPRLPPQLPTTVTKSTSKEQTITIKNGKKRVAPILVSVSSSKPKPNPDIVLNKVIKKSKPNSKVSHGSYILPRSGVSTAVQGTKMRREDSHIHGNNNNDDQDNDNDEIGLDVANDQANNANLSIATLKKQKSKIKRQIMEARYPNQFKLISNLSESLFNHSSLMRHEMSKIINAYDFRNAADLFSGTSASADTNDEDLIFAVLVSAISHKNNEMYSIDSPSTEPTRSIIEVRNGTPWIKDDEEMDIEYDDRIDFQDPTSVIVTNYLGDEERKKYVIYFPFKIQHALPILFDGVLTYYAMASFEGTLQIIFAESGSYLCPSLELGNNLVCLKHSQEYLMGVTSSGLIYIWKLPKFPQERHLKAVLKGVSMAPIMNCDLIVEQMPSNSKFGEGIISPDVKAIEVDPRTGSPYVILSEGNNVYQYSIELMCWTKVVDSWYFHAIDTETCSKCKTYDYFYNMSSRGFKVDVETSRIGKYIFDDSTSELQSVMKTRFDELMHC
- a CDS encoding uncharacterized protein (EggNog:ENOG503NW2R; COG:T,U); protein product: MRTLQIRLRDSAWSVVYKALIVIHIMIREGDKDFTLKYIGERMPNLLSLDQSSISRSTGMTSDVKFILKYSKYLQTRVKQYHATKTDYVRDERSNNSTDQTGGRLRFLSVERGLLRESESVQKQIDSLLKNNFMENDVNNDVILTSFRLLVNDLLALFQELNEGVINLLEHYFEMSKVDAERALLIYKKYVDQTKYVVDYLRVAKHLEHSTKLHVPTIKHAPTALTSSLEEYLNDPNFEDNRRQYLLEKSLKKDASSPSKTPSILQRPPAQSQAPVQAIAQTQNGQANNGNGVGLQRSNTLIVQQSTFNPWEQQLQQVYHTGGVVSMAPIQQGQTFQPQQTFQAQPTFQPQQTFQPQPTFQAQPAFQAQPQVAQSNSPFAQTSGPSLNPAFTGNGFGGYGPQQTAQPQVQVQSTGNNPFLQSMATGNQVAPPQNQQPFVPQSIQTQPFAQQTQAQPFVQQPPQQFQPQYTQQTQPQPLHPQSTNPFASMTGNGRASFIARDHTANPFANSRFSGESNTTALTFGGSQQKQEPIRATATGSNPFKVSETTSSLFKQAENQHNQPAPLRPQATAGGLENLPSIPVFPETQREQQKQQTLNNAQMSLHAAAQQQQAGFQQQFQPQFTQQFTQQFPQQGSFPGQSMQQAQPIQQSVYANNTYNGPSLI